One genomic window of [Clostridium] scindens ATCC 35704 includes the following:
- a CDS encoding helix-turn-helix transcriptional regulator, which produces MKEFNGEKFCKDLIELRGTDSQSAFAEKLGINRSTLSLLENGKQTPALELFNKVCNLVPKSTEEYFKETTEEDSLVYLKGSLEDADKVKIEEMAERIRIKKNTNT; this is translated from the coding sequence ATGAAAGAATTTAATGGAGAAAAATTTTGTAAGGATCTTATTGAATTAAGAGGAACAGATTCACAATCTGCATTTGCAGAAAAATTAGGGATTAACAGATCAACATTGTCTTTGCTGGAAAATGGCAAACAGACTCCGGCACTTGAACTTTTTAATAAAGTGTGTAATTTAGTGCCCAAAAGTACAGAGGAATATTTTAAAGAAACGACAGAAGAAGATTCTTTGGTGTATTTGAAGGGAAGTCTTGAAGATGCCGATAAGGTTAAAATTGAAGAAATGGCTGAGCGTATCCGTATTAAGAAAAATACGAATACCTAG